The genomic region CGCATCTACAAAGAAGAGATCTTTGGCCCCGTGCTGTGCGTGGTTCGCGTCGAGACGTTCGAAGAAGCGATCGCGCTCTGCAACGATCACGAATTCGGCAACGGCGTCGCAATCTTTACCCGCAATGGCGGAGCCGCGCGTGAATTTGTCCACGCGGTGCAGGTGGGCATGGTCGGCGTAAACATCCCGATTCCGGTGCCGATGGCGTTCCACAGTTTCGGCGGATGGAAGCGTTCCATTTTTGGAGACCACGCCATCCACGGCCCGGAGGGCGTCCGATTTTACACCCGCATCAAGACGACCACCGAACGCTGGCCCAAAGGCAAGGGCGCCGGCTCGCAATTCACGATGCCCGTCATGAAATAGCGATCAGCAAAAGGATGTAGCAGCGTCGTTCGACGGAACGATGGCGCCCGGGCCGCTCGCAAGAGCGGCCCTTTTTTGCGCAATCTTTAGGTATTTCGGACTAAACATTTACATAAATGGACGTTGCACGCGTCATTTTTTCCGAGTCTTAACAGAAAACGGGACTTTACGACTGGCACGTTCTCTTGATTGCTGTGCGGCGCGAGCTATACTGAAGTCCCCTGGTGTGCGGGAATTGGGTTGTGGGATCGACGGGCAATGCTGCGTTTATGCGCGGCTGAGCATGCTATTGTGTCCTGGAGGCCTATCGTGGAATCCTCAAAGCAACTTCGTATCGCCATCATCGCTTTGCTCTTTACGCTTTCGGCGTGCGGTGGTTCGCAAGGCACCGGATCGAACGGTATTACGCCCGTCGTGCCGCGTTCCATTACGACGAAGGATACGCTCGGCGGCATCCCGATGTCGTCGATATCGATTCTGTTGACGGACGCGCCGCCGCGCATCGGAAACTTATCGCCGTCGGCCATCAACATCGGTATCGATAGCGTCGCGGTGATCTCGAACGGGGTGGCGACGACGCTTGCTTCCTACCCGACGCCATACGTCGTCAACGTCATGGCAGCGCAAACGGATCCTTCTTCGATTGGGATCGGCGATGTGTTCAACGGGACTTACCAGAAACTCCAGTTCGTCGTCGATGTGAAATCCAGCGGCGTGGTAGCAAACGGCATCACGTATCCGCTCGATTTTCTCACCGATACTAAAACGCAGAGTACGGTCGACGCTGGAAAAACGACGAAAACGACGTCCGTATCGCCCGGTACGGTGGCCATGACGGTTACGGCGCCGTTCACGGTTGGAGGCGATCCCGCCAAGGACGTCGAGGCCGACTTTAACGCGCTCGAATCGATCGCGCAGCGTGACGACGGTTCGCTCGTGGCTCGTCCGACGCTCTTTGCGGTTCCAACCGAATTGGCTGGAAAGATTGCGGGAACTGTGCTCGGCGAGTCGGGCGCTCCGGTGTCCGGTGCGACCGTCGTAGCGCTCGATAAGC from Candidatus Dormiibacterota bacterium harbors:
- a CDS encoding carboxypeptidase regulatory-like domain-containing protein, producing MESSKQLRIAIIALLFTLSACGGSQGTGSNGITPVVPRSITTKDTLGGIPMSSISILLTDAPPRIGNLSPSAINIGIDSVAVISNGVATTLASYPTPYVVNVMAAQTDPSSIGIGDVFNGTYQKLQFVVDVKSSGVVANGITYPLDFLTDTKTQSTVDAGKTTKTTSVSPGTVAMTVTAPFTVGGDPAKDVEADFNALESIAQRDDGSLVARPTLFAVPTELAGKIAGTVLGESGAPVSGATVVALDKHGRVANTVDTDTDGTFTIHTIRAGTYHVVVFNNYTTASGQQLSASGQTSEQTVILGPLVHVTAGATTQAGTIQD